The Salvelinus fontinalis isolate EN_2023a chromosome 36, ASM2944872v1, whole genome shotgun sequence genome window below encodes:
- the LOC129835269 gene encoding RING finger protein 227-like, producing MCSELECGICYRSYNTGRRCPRELQCKHSFCERCLVTLSQSSVCEVESKECSPQDKTIVCPLCRYPTSVSGKVRAALRVDESVLERMVVSGVLDESMTDDEEDSEGKEDDNETPHENSAEERDSSSGSRGGRFHRSLRRVWGKFTGNHSQRRAHCMTDEDLIDLFMMSCYTI from the exons ATGTGTTCAGAACTTGAGTGCGGAATTTGTTACCGAAGCTACAACACCGGCCGTCGGTGTCCTCGTGAGTTACAGTGTAAACACAGCTTTTGTGAGCGCTGTCTAGTGACTCTTTCCCAATCCTCAGTATGTGAAGTGGAATCCAAGGAATGTTCGCCGCAGGACAAGACAATTGTTTGCCCACTCTGCCGATACCCGACCTCTGTATCGGGTAAAGTGAGGGCAGCGCTTCGGGTAGACGAAAGTGTTCTAGAGCGCATGGTGGTATCTGGCGTTCTCGATGAAAGCATGACAGACGACGAGGAGGATAGTGAGGGGAAGGAGGATGACAACGAGACTCCTCATGAGAACTCAGCCGAGGAAAGGGACTCATCTTCGGGTTCCAGAGGTGGAAGGTTCCACCGTTCGCTGAGGCGCGTCTGGGGCAAATTCACTGGGAATCATTCCCAAAGGAGAGCGC ATTGTATGACTGATGAAGACCTAATAGACCTCTTCATGATGTCATGCTATACCATTTGA